One Actinoplanes missouriensis 431 DNA segment encodes these proteins:
- a CDS encoding response regulator has product MTIRVLLADDHALVRTGFRVILEMEDDITVVGEASDGAQATDLALSLRPDVVLMDVEMPGVDGLEATRRIAAAGGPSVLILTTFDRDDYLFAALQAGASGFLLKNGTPEALTEAVRVIAAGDALLAPAVTRRVIAGFTAPRQRTPEPVVRLDELTPREHEVLVLLAGGATNAEIATGLRLGETTVKTHVSRVLMKLGARDRTQAVVLAYELGVVRPSQG; this is encoded by the coding sequence GTGACGATCAGGGTCCTGCTGGCGGACGACCACGCGCTGGTCCGCACCGGCTTCCGGGTCATCCTGGAGATGGAGGACGACATCACCGTCGTCGGCGAGGCGTCGGACGGCGCGCAGGCCACCGACCTGGCCCTGAGCCTGCGGCCGGACGTCGTGCTGATGGACGTCGAGATGCCCGGCGTGGACGGCCTGGAGGCGACCCGCCGGATCGCCGCGGCCGGCGGCCCGTCGGTGCTGATCCTCACCACGTTCGACCGCGACGACTACCTGTTCGCGGCGCTGCAGGCCGGTGCCAGCGGGTTCCTGCTGAAGAACGGCACACCGGAGGCGCTGACCGAGGCGGTACGCGTGATAGCCGCCGGCGACGCGCTGCTCGCCCCCGCCGTGACCCGCCGGGTGATCGCCGGCTTCACCGCGCCCCGCCAGCGCACGCCCGAGCCGGTGGTCCGCCTGGACGAGCTGACACCGCGCGAGCACGAGGTGCTGGTGCTGCTCGCCGGCGGCGCCACCAACGCCGAGATCGCGACCGGGCTGCGGCTCGGGGAGACCACCGTGAAGACGCACGTGAGCCGGGTGCTGATGAAACTCGGCGCGCGGGATCGGACGCAGGCCGTGGTCCTGGCGTACGAGCTCGGGGTGGTGCGTCCTTCGCAGGGATGA
- a CDS encoding ABC transporter permease → MTTFEATRLVAGRELRTKLRDKAFLYSTAFFLVVVLASIILPTMISGGPTKVAVAEPAATAPLRQAEFEVVEVPDTAAAEKLLRDGEVEAAVVPGPEVLAMDDPPNDVVSALSVAPPVRLLDPGDIDPFLMVLIPTILAMLFFLTSYTYGLQIAQSVIEEKQTRIVEILVSSVPVRALLAGKVAAMTLLAFGQIALLAVVAFVGMSVTDVDTGVVDALGPTLAWFLPFFVLGFLMLATVWAGVGALASRQEEITSTSSPVQMAVLIPFFAVLFLQDNASAQQILSYIPFSSPIAMPIRLFKGDAAAWEPLVSLLILAVTALLLLAAGSRIYQGSLMRTRQKTTIATAWKNA, encoded by the coding sequence GTGACCACGTTCGAGGCCACCCGGCTCGTCGCCGGCCGCGAGCTCCGGACCAAGCTGCGCGACAAGGCGTTCCTCTACAGCACCGCGTTCTTCCTGGTCGTCGTGCTCGCCTCGATCATCCTGCCGACGATGATCAGCGGCGGGCCGACGAAGGTGGCGGTGGCCGAGCCCGCCGCCACGGCACCGCTGCGCCAGGCCGAGTTCGAGGTCGTCGAGGTCCCGGACACGGCTGCCGCCGAGAAGCTGCTGCGCGACGGCGAGGTCGAGGCCGCGGTGGTCCCCGGCCCCGAGGTGCTCGCCATGGACGACCCGCCGAACGACGTGGTCAGCGCGCTCAGCGTCGCCCCGCCGGTGCGTCTGCTCGACCCGGGTGACATCGACCCGTTCCTGATGGTCCTGATCCCGACGATCCTCGCGATGCTGTTCTTCCTCACCTCGTACACGTACGGGCTGCAGATCGCCCAGAGCGTGATCGAGGAGAAGCAGACCCGGATCGTCGAGATCCTGGTGTCGAGCGTGCCGGTCCGGGCGCTGCTGGCCGGCAAGGTGGCCGCGATGACACTGCTCGCGTTCGGCCAGATAGCCCTGCTCGCTGTCGTCGCGTTCGTCGGCATGAGCGTCACCGACGTCGACACCGGCGTGGTGGACGCCCTCGGCCCGACACTCGCCTGGTTCCTGCCGTTCTTCGTGCTCGGCTTCCTGATGCTGGCGACGGTCTGGGCCGGGGTGGGCGCGCTCGCCTCCCGGCAGGAGGAGATCACCAGCACCTCGTCGCCGGTGCAGATGGCGGTGCTGATCCCGTTCTTCGCGGTGCTGTTCCTCCAGGACAACGCGAGTGCGCAGCAGATCCTGTCGTACATCCCGTTCTCGTCGCCGATCGCGATGCCGATCCGGCTCTTCAAGGGCGACGCGGCGGCCTGGGAGCCCCTGGTGTCCCTGCTGATCCTGGCGGTGACCGCGCTGCTGCTGCTGGCCGCCGGCTCGCGGATCTACCAGGGCTCGCTGATGCGCACCCGGCAGAAGACCACGATCGCCACCGCCTGGAAGAACGCCTAG
- a CDS encoding aldehyde dehydrogenase family protein, giving the protein MTEVINPSTGAVLTTVPSLDAAATDAAIGRAQKAFPAWRDLAPGDRARLLRRFAAVVDEHIEELAQLEVRNAGHTIGNARWEAGNVRDVLNYYAGAPERLSGRQIPVPGGIDVTFHEPLGVVGIIVPWNFPMPIAGWGFAPALAAGNTVVLKPAELTPLTAIRLGELACEAGLPEDVFQVLPGKGSVVGQRFVTHPAVRKVCFTGSTEVGKSIMAGCADQVKRVTLELGGKSSNIVFADADLEAAAAAAPGAVFDNAGQDCCARSRLLVEASVYDRFLALLEPAVKKFRVLDPSSDMSEMGPLISSGQRDVVASYLDGADVAFRGTADFTDGWWFPPTVLLAGSERDRHWREEIFGPVLSVLPFRDEAEAVRLANDTEYGLSGSIWTRDVGRALRMSRAVETGALSVNSNSSVRYWTPFGGMKQSGLGRELGPDALLSFTDVKNVFLAMGE; this is encoded by the coding sequence GTGACAGAGGTGATCAACCCGTCGACCGGGGCGGTGCTCACGACCGTACCGTCGCTGGATGCGGCCGCGACCGACGCGGCGATCGGACGTGCGCAGAAAGCGTTCCCGGCCTGGCGTGACCTCGCGCCCGGTGATCGGGCGCGGCTGCTGCGCCGCTTCGCGGCGGTGGTGGACGAGCACATCGAAGAGCTCGCGCAACTGGAGGTACGCAACGCGGGACACACGATCGGCAACGCGCGCTGGGAGGCGGGCAACGTCCGGGACGTCCTGAACTACTACGCGGGCGCCCCGGAGCGGCTCTCCGGACGGCAGATACCGGTTCCCGGCGGCATCGACGTGACGTTCCACGAGCCGCTCGGCGTGGTCGGGATCATCGTGCCGTGGAACTTCCCGATGCCGATCGCGGGCTGGGGTTTCGCGCCGGCGCTGGCGGCCGGGAACACCGTGGTGCTCAAGCCCGCCGAGCTGACCCCGCTCACCGCGATCCGCCTCGGCGAACTGGCGTGCGAGGCCGGCCTGCCGGAGGACGTCTTCCAGGTGCTGCCGGGCAAGGGCAGCGTGGTGGGCCAGCGGTTCGTCACGCACCCGGCGGTCCGCAAGGTGTGTTTCACCGGGTCGACCGAGGTCGGTAAATCGATCATGGCGGGCTGCGCCGACCAGGTGAAACGCGTGACCCTGGAACTCGGTGGCAAGAGCTCCAACATCGTCTTCGCGGACGCTGACCTGGAGGCGGCGGCGGCGGCGGCGCCCGGCGCGGTCTTCGACAACGCGGGCCAGGACTGTTGTGCCCGGTCGCGGCTCCTGGTCGAGGCGTCGGTCTATGACAGGTTCCTGGCGCTGCTGGAGCCGGCCGTCAAGAAATTCCGGGTATTGGACCCGTCGAGCGACATGTCGGAGATGGGCCCGCTGATCTCTTCCGGTCAGCGGGACGTCGTCGCCTCCTATCTGGACGGCGCCGATGTGGCATTTCGCGGCACCGCCGACTTCACGGACGGCTGGTGGTTCCCGCCGACCGTCCTGCTGGCCGGCTCCGAGCGGGACCGGCACTGGCGCGAGGAGATCTTCGGCCCGGTGCTGAGCGTGCTGCCGTTCCGCGACGAGGCCGAGGCGGTGCGGCTCGCCAACGACACCGAGTACGGCCTGTCCGGCTCGATCTGGACCCGGGACGTCGGCCGCGCGCTGCGGATGTCGCGAGCCGTGGAGACCGGCGCGCTGAGCGTCAACAGCAACTCCTCGGTGCGGTACTGGACGCCGTTCGGCGGGATGAAGCAGTCCGGTCTGGGCCGTGAGCTGGGCCCGGACGCGCTGCTGTCGTTCACCGATGTGAAGAACGTGTTCCTGGCTATGGGAGAGTGA
- a CDS encoding 3-oxoacyl-ACP reductase, which yields MERLQDRIAVITGAGSGIGLATARRFAAEGARVVAVDISEESGKSVADEVGGEFVACDVSDEQQVKALFDGVVERHGRVDIAFNNAGISPPDDDSILVTGLDAWERVLKVNTTSVFFCCKYAIPHMQRQGKGSIINTASFVALLGAATSQIAYTASKGGVLAMTRELGVQFAREGIRINALCPGPVATPLLMDLFAKDPDRAARRLVHVPMGRFAEPEEIAAAVAFLASDDASFMTASQFVVDGGITGAYVTPL from the coding sequence GTGGAGCGTTTGCAGGACCGGATCGCCGTGATCACCGGCGCCGGCAGCGGTATCGGACTGGCGACGGCCCGGCGGTTCGCCGCCGAGGGCGCCCGCGTCGTCGCGGTCGACATCTCCGAGGAATCCGGCAAATCCGTGGCGGACGAGGTCGGCGGCGAGTTCGTCGCCTGCGACGTCAGCGACGAGCAACAGGTCAAGGCGCTGTTCGACGGGGTGGTGGAGCGCCACGGCCGGGTCGACATCGCGTTCAACAACGCCGGCATCTCGCCGCCCGACGACGACTCGATCCTGGTCACCGGCCTGGACGCGTGGGAGCGCGTCCTCAAGGTCAACACCACGAGCGTCTTCTTCTGCTGCAAGTACGCGATCCCGCACATGCAGCGTCAGGGCAAGGGCTCGATCATCAACACCGCGTCGTTCGTGGCGCTGCTCGGCGCCGCCACCTCGCAGATCGCCTACACCGCCAGTAAGGGCGGCGTGCTCGCGATGACCAGGGAACTCGGTGTCCAGTTCGCCCGCGAGGGCATCCGGATCAACGCGCTCTGCCCCGGCCCGGTCGCCACCCCGCTGCTGATGGACCTGTTCGCGAAGGATCCGGACCGGGCCGCCCGGCGTCTCGTGCACGTCCCGATGGGCCGGTTCGCGGAACCGGAGGAGATCGCGGCCGCCGTCGCGTTCCTGGCGAGTGACGACGCGTCGTTCATGACCGCGAGCCAGTTCGTGGTGGACGGCGGGATCACCGGGGCGTATGTGACTCCGCTGTGA
- a CDS encoding glutamine synthetase family protein — MDLEELDVSVANGSIDTVLLGLTDMQGRLQGKRLHGRYFMDEVVSGGSEGCNYLLAVDVDMNTVDGYEMSSWSTGYGDFVMRPDFRTLRRVPWQPGTALVLADLFDTAGEPVAPSPRQILRRQLDRLAAHGLTAYAGTELEFVLYRDSYEEAFTKNYRDLTPANQYNVDYSLLGTARVEPLLRRIRNEMYGAGLVPESAKGECNFGQHEIAFRYADALTAADGHVIYKNGAKEIAAQEGMALTFMAKPNEREGNSCHIHFSLRGEDGQSAMLGDGPAHLSVTGQRVLAGLLATMREFSLLFAPNINSYKRYQPGSFAPTAIRWGVDNRTCALRIAGHGQGMRVENRVPGGDVNPYLAIAALVAGALHGIENELSLEDEFVGNAYHDADATRVPGTLRDAALLWAESGIAGSAFGSDVVAHYANMARVELAAYDAAVTDWELRRGFERL, encoded by the coding sequence ATGGATCTCGAGGAGCTCGACGTCTCGGTCGCCAACGGCAGCATCGACACGGTGCTGCTGGGTCTGACCGACATGCAGGGACGATTGCAGGGCAAGCGGCTGCACGGGCGCTACTTCATGGACGAGGTGGTGTCCGGCGGCAGTGAGGGGTGCAACTACCTGCTCGCCGTCGACGTGGACATGAACACGGTCGACGGGTACGAGATGTCCTCCTGGTCCACCGGCTACGGCGACTTCGTGATGCGGCCGGATTTCCGCACGCTGCGCCGCGTCCCGTGGCAGCCCGGCACCGCGTTGGTGCTCGCCGACCTGTTCGACACGGCGGGGGAGCCGGTCGCGCCGTCACCCCGGCAGATCCTGCGCCGCCAGCTGGACCGGCTGGCGGCGCACGGGCTGACCGCGTACGCGGGCACCGAGCTCGAGTTCGTCCTCTACCGGGACAGCTACGAGGAGGCGTTCACGAAGAACTACCGGGACCTGACCCCGGCGAACCAGTACAACGTGGACTACTCCCTGCTCGGCACCGCCCGGGTGGAGCCGCTGCTGCGCCGGATCCGCAACGAGATGTACGGCGCGGGCCTGGTGCCGGAGAGCGCGAAGGGGGAGTGCAACTTCGGTCAGCACGAGATCGCCTTCCGGTACGCGGACGCGCTGACCGCCGCCGACGGGCACGTGATCTACAAGAACGGGGCCAAGGAGATCGCCGCGCAGGAGGGCATGGCGCTCACCTTCATGGCGAAGCCGAACGAACGGGAGGGCAACTCCTGCCACATCCACTTCTCGTTACGGGGCGAGGACGGGCAGTCCGCGATGCTCGGGGACGGACCGGCGCACCTGAGCGTGACCGGGCAGCGGGTGCTGGCCGGGCTGCTCGCCACGATGCGGGAGTTCAGCCTGCTCTTCGCGCCGAACATCAACTCGTACAAGCGGTACCAGCCGGGGTCGTTCGCGCCGACCGCGATCCGGTGGGGTGTCGACAACCGGACCTGTGCGCTGCGGATCGCCGGGCACGGGCAGGGGATGCGGGTGGAGAACCGGGTGCCGGGCGGGGACGTCAACCCGTACCTGGCGATCGCGGCCCTGGTCGCGGGGGCGTTGCACGGCATCGAGAACGAACTGTCACTGGAGGACGAATTCGTCGGGAATGCGTATCACGATGCGGATGCGACACGAGTGCCGGGGACGCTCCGGGACGCGGCTTTGCTGTGGGCCGAGAGCGGAATCGCCGGATCGGCGTTCGGCAGCGATGTGGTCGCCCACTACGCGAACATGGCGAGGGTCGAACTGGCCGCTTACGACGCGGCGGTCACCGACTGGGAGTTGCGCCGTGGGTTCGAGCGTCTCTGA
- a CDS encoding gamma-glutamyl-gamma-aminobutyrate hydrolase family protein, whose translation MRPIIGITSYVVPATWGVWQNLPSTLVPHDYVEAVTLAGGRAVVLPPDDRDAGVLRALDGLLLAGGPDVDPALYGAACEPLTEVRADRDAGELVLLRAALDADLPILGVCRGMQLLTVAAGGSLHQHLPDLLGHERHRPGPGVYGEHEAAFAPGSRIADLMGEDRTIHCFHHQGVADPGSLTVTGWADDGLPESVEHPDRRFVLGVQWHPEYRRDQRLFGSLVDAARVGMKENSTACADR comes from the coding sequence ATGCGTCCGATCATCGGCATAACGTCCTATGTGGTCCCGGCCACCTGGGGCGTCTGGCAGAACCTTCCCTCCACCCTGGTGCCGCACGACTACGTCGAGGCCGTCACGCTCGCCGGTGGCCGGGCGGTCGTGCTGCCGCCGGACGACCGGGACGCCGGCGTCCTCCGGGCGCTCGACGGGCTGCTGCTGGCCGGCGGGCCGGACGTCGACCCCGCCCTGTACGGCGCCGCGTGCGAGCCGCTCACCGAGGTGCGGGCCGACCGGGACGCCGGTGAGCTGGTGCTGCTGCGCGCCGCGCTCGACGCCGATCTGCCGATCCTCGGCGTCTGCCGGGGGATGCAGCTGCTCACCGTGGCGGCCGGCGGATCGCTGCACCAGCACCTGCCGGATCTGCTCGGCCACGAGCGGCACCGGCCCGGCCCGGGGGTCTACGGCGAGCACGAGGCGGCGTTCGCCCCCGGCAGCCGGATCGCGGACCTGATGGGCGAGGACCGGACGATCCACTGCTTCCATCACCAGGGTGTCGCCGACCCGGGGTCGCTGACCGTCACCGGCTGGGCGGACGACGGTCTGCCCGAGTCGGTGGAACACCCGGACAGGCGATTCGTCCTCGGCGTTCAATGGCATCCGGAATACCGCCGGGACCAGCGCCTGTTCGGCTCATTGGTGGACGCGGCACGAGTCGGGATGAAGGAGAACAGCACCGCATGCGCAGACCGCTGA
- a CDS encoding sensor histidine kinase — MPSWNIEEWRRPGPTPAQRKADLWIGIGVAAVAVLNLFLSRSVGMLHTDDAPARAEQIAWAVATTLPLAWRRQRPDAVALIMSALFIGGQVRGAQEQQVTTYALYAAIYTLGAWGPVRRRARTLRLGIIAAMFGWLTVAFLTQWDEIHGESFEGASGELPVLWSLVFNNYFVNVIFFGSVYLVGDAAWQAARRLNTVESQAAELRAAQAAEAERAVIRERVRIARELHDVVAHHVSVMGIQASACRRALDKDPARARTALTAIEEGARTAVDELRRMLGALRASGATAEAATSGVDRIPQIAESAREAGLTVHSAVFGDPVPLPDSVSQTAYRIVQEAVTNALKHAHARTLDIRVRYLSGLVEVDVTDDGRGTSDKPEKSGGMGIIGMRERVAVHDGELESGPRPGGGYRVRARLPFTPVLSMAGESR; from the coding sequence ATGCCATCGTGGAACATCGAAGAGTGGCGTAGGCCAGGCCCGACGCCCGCGCAGCGGAAAGCAGATCTGTGGATCGGCATCGGCGTCGCGGCGGTCGCGGTGCTCAACCTGTTCCTCTCCCGCAGCGTCGGCATGCTGCACACCGACGACGCTCCGGCCCGAGCCGAGCAGATCGCCTGGGCGGTCGCCACCACGCTGCCGCTGGCCTGGCGGCGGCAGCGGCCGGACGCGGTCGCACTGATCATGTCGGCGCTCTTCATCGGCGGCCAGGTCCGCGGCGCCCAGGAGCAGCAGGTCACGACGTACGCGCTGTACGCCGCGATCTACACGCTCGGTGCGTGGGGACCGGTCCGGCGCCGGGCCCGGACGCTCCGGCTCGGCATCATCGCGGCGATGTTCGGCTGGCTCACCGTCGCCTTCCTGACGCAGTGGGACGAGATCCACGGCGAGTCGTTCGAGGGCGCCTCCGGCGAGCTGCCGGTGCTCTGGTCGCTGGTCTTCAACAACTACTTCGTCAACGTCATCTTCTTCGGCTCGGTCTACCTGGTCGGCGACGCCGCCTGGCAGGCCGCGCGCCGGCTCAACACGGTCGAGTCGCAGGCCGCCGAGCTGCGCGCCGCGCAGGCCGCCGAGGCCGAGCGGGCGGTGATCCGCGAGCGGGTGCGGATCGCCCGGGAACTGCACGACGTGGTCGCCCACCACGTGTCGGTGATGGGCATCCAGGCGTCGGCGTGCCGGCGGGCGCTGGACAAGGATCCGGCGCGGGCGCGGACCGCGCTCACCGCGATCGAGGAGGGCGCCCGGACCGCGGTGGACGAGCTGCGCCGGATGCTCGGCGCGCTGCGCGCCTCGGGCGCCACCGCGGAGGCGGCCACCAGCGGCGTCGACCGGATCCCGCAGATCGCGGAGAGCGCGCGGGAAGCCGGCCTGACCGTTCACTCGGCGGTCTTCGGTGACCCCGTGCCGCTGCCGGACTCGGTGTCGCAGACCGCGTACCGGATCGTCCAGGAGGCGGTCACCAACGCGCTGAAGCACGCGCACGCCCGCACGCTCGACATCCGGGTCCGCTACCTGAGCGGCCTGGTGGAGGTGGACGTGACAGACGACGGGCGGGGCACGTCCGACAAGCCAGAGAAATCCGGGGGGATGGGAATCATCGGCATGCGGGAACGCGTCGCGGTGCACGACGGAGAGCTGGAGAGCGGTCCACGGCCGGGCGGCGGATACCGGGTCCGGGCCCGCCTGCCCTTCACGCCCGTGCTGAGCATGGCGGGAGAGTCGCGGTGA
- a CDS encoding amino acid permease, with the protein MSADPRIAPTSDEERLAQLGYKQELHRRLSGFSNFAVSFSIISILAGAITSYGIAMAAGGPIAITLGWLFVGIMVTFVALAMAEVCSAYPTAGALYWWAAALAKRNKAAWAWFIGWFNFLGEVAVTAAIDFGAAITTSAFLSLTFDMEVTTGRTFLIFLLIIVVHGLLNTFGVNLVRVLSDVSAWWHLVGVAVIVGILAIVPDQHKPISEVFFEVQNATGFTFAGAGVYAVLIGLLMAQYTYTGYDASAHVAEETHDAARAAPRGIVMSVVVSVLAGFVLLFAITWSIQDYEGARTSDLGLPPAQIFIDAVGHDLGTFLLFICMVAQWFCGMASVTANSRMSYAFARDDAIPGSRIWKKVNTRTGTPTNSIWLCVSLSILLVLPSLWNTTAYLAATSIAVIGLYIAYVGPVLLRRRLGAEFEAGPWNLGKWSAPVGWIAIVWVGVICVLFVLPTASPISASNFNYTIVAVAVVLGAATIWWFASARKWFTGPKQNLIEKAHHGEQID; encoded by the coding sequence ATGAGCGCTGATCCAAGAATCGCCCCCACCTCCGACGAGGAACGACTCGCACAACTCGGTTACAAGCAGGAGCTGCACCGCCGGCTCTCGGGCTTCTCCAACTTCGCCGTCTCCTTCTCGATCATTTCCATCCTGGCCGGAGCGATCACCTCGTACGGGATCGCCATGGCCGCGGGCGGTCCGATCGCCATCACCCTGGGCTGGCTGTTCGTCGGCATCATGGTGACCTTCGTGGCGCTGGCGATGGCCGAGGTCTGCTCGGCCTATCCGACCGCCGGCGCCCTCTACTGGTGGGCCGCCGCGCTCGCCAAACGGAACAAGGCCGCCTGGGCCTGGTTCATCGGCTGGTTCAACTTCCTCGGCGAGGTCGCGGTGACCGCGGCCATCGACTTCGGCGCGGCGATCACCACGTCGGCGTTCCTGAGTCTCACCTTCGACATGGAGGTGACCACCGGCCGGACTTTCCTGATCTTCCTGCTCATCATCGTCGTGCACGGCCTGCTGAACACGTTCGGCGTGAACCTGGTGCGGGTGCTCTCCGACGTGAGCGCCTGGTGGCACCTGGTCGGCGTGGCGGTCATCGTCGGCATCCTGGCGATCGTGCCGGACCAGCACAAGCCGATCTCCGAGGTGTTCTTCGAGGTGCAGAACGCCACCGGCTTCACGTTCGCCGGGGCGGGCGTCTACGCCGTGCTGATCGGTCTGCTGATGGCGCAGTACACCTACACCGGTTACGACGCCTCGGCGCACGTGGCGGAGGAGACGCACGACGCCGCCCGGGCCGCGCCGCGGGGCATCGTGATGTCCGTGGTGGTCTCGGTGCTGGCCGGCTTCGTGCTGCTCTTCGCGATCACCTGGTCCATCCAGGACTACGAGGGCGCCCGGACGAGCGATCTCGGCCTGCCGCCCGCACAGATCTTCATCGACGCCGTAGGCCACGACCTCGGCACGTTCCTGCTGTTCATCTGCATGGTGGCGCAGTGGTTCTGCGGCATGGCCTCGGTCACCGCGAACTCCCGGATGTCGTACGCGTTCGCCCGGGACGACGCCATCCCCGGTTCCCGGATCTGGAAGAAGGTCAACACCCGCACCGGTACGCCGACCAACTCGATCTGGCTCTGCGTGAGCCTCTCGATCCTGCTGGTGCTCCCGTCGCTCTGGAACACCACGGCGTACCTGGCGGCCACCTCGATCGCGGTGATCGGGCTGTACATCGCCTACGTCGGACCGGTCCTGCTGCGCCGCCGTCTCGGCGCCGAGTTCGAGGCCGGCCCCTGGAATCTCGGAAAGTGGAGCGCTCCGGTCGGCTGGATCGCGATCGTCTGGGTAGGTGTCATCTGCGTTCTCTTCGTGCTGCCGACCGCGAGCCCGATCAGCGCGTCGAACTTCAACTACACGATCGTCGCGGTGGCAGTGGTCCTCGGGGCGGCCACGATCTGGTGGTTCGCGAGCGCCCGCAAGTGGTTCACCGGGCCGAAGCAGAACCTGATCGAGAAAGCACATCACGGCGAGCAGATCGACTGA
- a CDS encoding ABC transporter ATP-binding protein has protein sequence MTTVLNVDAVNRSFGDRQVLKDVSFAVDAGRLTGFVGANGAGKTTTMRIILGVLGAESGTTTWRGAPITREVRQRFGYMPEERGLYPKMSVAEQIVYLGRLHGMSTADAKASTAALLDRLELAPRAGDLVEKLSLGNQQRVQIAAALVHDPELLVLDEPFSGLDPLAADNVVAVLRERAAAGAAVLFSSHQLDLVERLCDDLVIIADGTIRAAGSRAYLRDQYAQPRYSIEVGADAGWLRDVPGVTLVELDGPRAVVDLAPETDDQAILRAALDRGPVHAFGPVRPSLAEIFREVIQ, from the coding sequence ATGACCACCGTCCTCAACGTCGATGCCGTCAACCGGTCCTTCGGCGACCGGCAGGTCCTCAAGGACGTGTCCTTCGCCGTCGACGCCGGCCGCCTGACCGGCTTCGTCGGCGCGAACGGCGCCGGCAAGACCACCACGATGCGGATCATCCTGGGCGTGCTCGGCGCCGAGTCCGGGACGACCACCTGGCGCGGCGCCCCGATCACCCGTGAGGTGCGGCAGCGCTTCGGCTACATGCCGGAGGAACGCGGCCTCTACCCGAAGATGTCCGTCGCCGAGCAGATCGTCTACCTGGGCCGGCTGCACGGGATGAGCACGGCCGACGCGAAGGCCAGCACCGCCGCGCTGCTGGACCGGCTGGAGCTCGCGCCGCGCGCCGGGGATCTGGTCGAGAAGCTGTCGCTCGGCAACCAGCAGCGGGTGCAGATCGCCGCCGCCCTGGTACACGACCCGGAGCTGCTCGTCCTCGACGAGCCGTTCTCCGGCCTGGACCCGCTCGCCGCGGACAACGTCGTCGCGGTGCTGCGCGAGCGGGCCGCGGCCGGCGCCGCGGTGCTCTTCTCCAGTCACCAGCTGGACCTGGTGGAACGGCTCTGCGACGACCTGGTGATCATCGCGGACGGCACGATCCGGGCCGCCGGGAGCCGCGCCTACCTGCGTGACCAGTACGCCCAGCCGCGTTACTCGATCGAGGTGGGCGCCGACGCGGGCTGGCTGCGCGATGTGCCCGGCGTGACCCTGGTCGAGCTGGACGGGCCGCGGGCCGTCGTCGACCTGGCGCCGGAGACCGACGACCAGGCGATCCTCCGCGCCGCCCTGGACCGGGGGCCGGTGCACGCGTTCGGCCCGGTCCGCCCCTCCCTCGCCGAGATCTTCCGAGAGGTGATCCAGTGA
- a CDS encoding gamma-glutamyl-gamma-aminobutyrate hydrolase family protein has translation MRRPLIGLTSYAQHIQYQRNELMAAMLPMTYVRAVHATGGRAVLITPDEPGVDVLESLDGIVFTGGGDIDPVAWEADRHPATEVDEVRDASELMLMRAALEADLPVLGVCRGMQVMAVATGGSLHQHLPDLVGHERHRAAAGTDPLAAGASDYGRHDVVVDESSRAHQLFGRCLTVNSFHHQAVADPGEFVPVGWCPDDRVVEILEHPGRTFALGVQWHPERTSDLRAFTALAQAASVGAIIPA, from the coding sequence ATGCGCAGACCGCTGATCGGCCTCACCTCATACGCTCAGCACATCCAGTACCAGCGTAACGAGTTGATGGCCGCGATGCTCCCGATGACCTACGTCAGGGCGGTGCACGCCACCGGCGGCCGGGCCGTGCTGATCACCCCGGACGAGCCCGGCGTCGACGTGCTGGAATCGCTCGACGGCATCGTCTTCACCGGTGGCGGCGACATCGATCCGGTCGCCTGGGAGGCCGACCGGCACCCGGCCACCGAGGTCGACGAGGTCCGGGACGCCTCCGAGCTGATGCTGATGCGCGCAGCGCTCGAGGCCGATCTGCCCGTGCTGGGCGTCTGCCGGGGCATGCAGGTGATGGCGGTCGCCACCGGCGGCTCACTGCACCAGCACCTGCCGGACCTGGTCGGGCACGAGCGGCACCGGGCCGCGGCGGGCACCGACCCGCTCGCCGCCGGCGCCTCCGACTACGGGCGGCACGACGTGGTCGTCGACGAGAGCAGCCGCGCGCATCAGCTCTTCGGCCGCTGCCTGACCGTCAACTCGTTCCACCATCAGGCGGTCGCCGATCCGGGTGAGTTCGTGCCGGTGGGCTGGTGCCCGGACGACCGGGTGGTGGAGATCCTGGAACACCCGGGGCGGACCTTCGCGCTGGGCGTGCAGTGGCACCCGGAGCGCACCTCGGACCTGCGGGCGTTCACCGCGCTCGCCCAGGCCGCATCGGTGGGTGCGATCATTCCGGCATAG
- a CDS encoding helix-turn-helix domain-containing protein yields MTSSSDEPAFTMGRAAELIGVTPAFLRSLDETGLIAAGRSSGGHRRYSRHQLDLAARVRRLLDEGFPLAAACRIVTLEDRLAAAHRRIAELGGTPGPDEDATIPTQTRRRRLTPSVN; encoded by the coding sequence ATGACCTCGTCGAGCGATGAACCGGCGTTCACCATGGGCCGGGCCGCCGAGCTGATCGGCGTGACCCCGGCCTTTCTGCGCAGCCTGGACGAGACCGGGCTGATCGCGGCGGGACGCTCCTCCGGGGGCCACCGTCGGTACTCACGGCATCAGCTCGACCTCGCGGCCCGCGTTCGCCGGCTGCTGGACGAGGGTTTCCCGCTCGCCGCCGCCTGCCGGATCGTCACCCTCGAGGACCGTCTGGCGGCCGCGCACCGGCGGATCGCCGAGCTCGGCGGCACGCCGGGACCGGACGAGGACGCCACCATCCCCACCCAGACCCGCCGCCGCCGGTTGACCCCCTCAGTGAACTGA